The Toxorhynchites rutilus septentrionalis strain SRP chromosome 3, ASM2978413v1, whole genome shotgun sequence genome includes a region encoding these proteins:
- the LOC129772925 gene encoding uncharacterized protein LOC129772925, with product MHHKKKTGILCPESVVSTLQEIYKNHFSRNKLFKVVLTKSILQDVLTNEDQNRIIEETHQRAHRGADENYAKFKICWFLFISLLGITNSSQLHIQNLYENPLLITSEKLCRVQTGNIKIIHPIDMYEIEQTVNLLTSLSYTKLEEKNPLTNIIKYRIKKLYTSFYHIKPQNHSRQKRWDSLGYGWKWIAGSPDAQDLRIINSTMNDLIEQNNQQYQVNVQINERIKSLTNAVNQITSNLHTVKIILDELKVITIILNIDIINTLLEDIQEAIILSKTSAINGRMLSIHEISVIRTLLQNQGIEIQLPDEALQFVTPKIVVNKEMLLYILSVPQLQNRTSTVIRIYPLVQRNQMIRNTPTHLIKNENTLYTTTNPEDYVQRSSNLKEFTDKCVVSLIFGRKTECVSETQNKTLQNLISENNLLIRKAKNQTLISTCGPDNRTLEGNFLINFDNCTIFFNEEKFYSSEYTAKLDIIQGAMHNVKVYWKLQKIYDIAHVNNQTISNRETLKHVYLRQNELDLKLWGIFGGLSTVSMIIVAYSSVIVFRTYNLCFWMRAGKRRIKTQRDSEKGLSEVEEGAVTKGSPTILIEHPDINNTTTTSDRSTPHDVNQSVIERTSVDTHSNKLTTHQQRHPECTQ from the exons atgcaccataaaaaaaaaacaggtataTTGTGTCCCGAAAGTGTTGTTAGTACCTTACAAGAGatatataaaaatcatttttcacgtAATAAACTTTTCAAAGTTGTATTAACTAAATCTATTCTACAGGACGTGCTAACTAACGAGGATCAAAACAGGATCATAGAAGAGACACATCAGAGAGCACATCGAGGGGCAGATGAGAACTATGCG aaattcaaaatatGTTGGTTCTTGTTCATCAGCCTATTGGGTATAACAAATTCATCCCAATTACACATACAAAATCTGTACGAAAATCCCCTATTGATAACCAGCGAGAAATTGTGTAGGGTGCAGACAGGGAATATTAAGATCATCCATCCGATTGATATGTATGAAATAGAACAAACTGTTAATTTATTAACAAGCTTATCTTACACAAAGTTGgaagaaaaaaatccattaacaaacattataaaatataggataaaaaaattgtacacaAGTTTCTATCACATCAAACCGCAGAATCATAGTAGACAGAAACGATGGGACAGCTTAGGATATGGGTGGAAGTGGATCGCAGGATCACCGGACGCTCAGGATTTGCGAATAATTAACTCAACAATGAACGACCTTATTGAACAAAACAACCAGCAATATCAAGTTAACGTCCAGATCAATGAACGAATCAAATCACTAACGAATGCAGTAAATCAAATTACATCTAATCTACACACAGTAAAGATCATTTTGGATGAATTGAAGGTGATCACTATTATTTTGAACATCGACATAATAAACACCCTGTTGGAAGACATTCAAGAAGcaattattttatcaaaaacatcAGCGATTAACGGACGAATGCTCTCTATCCATGAAATATCCGTGATAAGAACCCTGCTCCAAAATCAAGGCATAGAAATACAGTTACCTGACGAAGCTCTTCAATTTGTAACACCCAAGATAGTCGTCAACAAAGAGATGCTGTTATACATCTTGAGTGTACCTCAGCTACAAAACAGAACGTCTACTGTCATTAGAATTTATCCATTGGTACAAAGAAACCAGATGATACGAAATACTCCAACGCACCTTATAAAAAACGAGAATACCCTTTATACCACCACGAATCCTGAAGATTATGTACAAAGGTCATCGAATTTAAAGGAATTTACAGATAAATGCGTTGTTTCACTGATTTTCGGTAGGAAAACAGAATGTGTTTCCGAGACACAAAATAAAACTCTACAAAACCTCATTTCTGAAAACAACCTTCTCATTCGCAAagcaaaaaatcaaactttaatATCAACATGTGGACCAGATAATCGAACATTGGAAGGAAACTTTCTAATCAACTTCGACAACTGCACAATATTCTTCAATGAAGAAAAATTTTACAGCAGTGAATATACTGCCAAGCTAGATATAATCCAGGGAGCAATGCATAATGTCAAAGTATACTGGAAACTTCAGAAAATTTACGATATCGCACACGTAAATAATCAAACTATCAGCAACAGAGAAACATTGAAACATGTCTACCTCAGGCAAAACGAACTTGACTTGAAACTTTGGGGAATCTTCGGAGGATTGTCAACCGTCTCCATGATCATTGTTGCTTATAGCAGCGTCATCGTATTCAGGACCTACAACCTTTGTTTTTGGATGAGAGCAGGAAAACGTCGTATAAAAACTCAACGAGATTCCGAAAAGGGACTTTCGGAAGTAGAAGAGGGAGCAGTTACAAAAGGATCACCCACAATACTTATCGAGCATCCCGATATCAacaacacaacaacaacaagcgaTCGCTCCACGCCACACGATGTGAACCAAAGTGTCATCGAACGAACGAGCGTTGACACACATTCTAACAAGCTGACCACGCACCAACAACGACACCCAGAATGCACGCAATAA